The Kocuria sp. TGY1127_2 genome includes a window with the following:
- a CDS encoding ribose-phosphate diphosphokinase: MTQTMTNPGEKKLVLVTGRAHPELAESVAEELECDLLPASAYDFANGETYVRFEDSVRGADCFVMQSHPAPINQWLMEQIIMIDALKRASARRITVIAPFYPYARQDKKHKGREPISARLIADLYKTAGADRIMSVDLHTAQIQGFFDGPVDHLMAIPLLVGYVKTRVDLNNVTVVSPDTGRVRVAEQWSELLGGAPLAFVHKTRDISVPNQAISKTVVGDIEGRSCVLIDDMIDTGGTISGAVKVLQEAGAKDVIIAATHPVFSGPACERLEKSGANEVIVTNTLPVPEEHQFENLTVLSIAPLIARAIKEVFEDGSVTSLFGGVG, encoded by the coding sequence ATGACCCAGACCATGACCAACCCAGGGGAGAAGAAGCTGGTCCTGGTGACAGGACGGGCCCACCCCGAGCTCGCGGAGTCCGTGGCCGAGGAGCTGGAGTGCGATTTGCTCCCCGCCTCGGCCTACGACTTCGCCAACGGTGAGACCTATGTGCGGTTCGAGGATTCCGTGCGTGGTGCTGACTGCTTCGTGATGCAGTCCCACCCAGCGCCGATCAACCAGTGGCTCATGGAGCAGATCATCATGATCGATGCTCTCAAGCGCGCCTCGGCTCGCCGGATTACCGTTATTGCACCGTTTTATCCTTATGCGCGGCAGGACAAGAAGCATAAGGGCCGTGAGCCCATTTCGGCTCGCTTGATCGCGGATCTGTACAAAACCGCTGGTGCGGATCGCATTATGAGCGTTGATCTCCACACGGCGCAGATCCAGGGCTTTTTCGACGGCCCGGTCGATCACCTGATGGCTATCCCGCTGCTTGTTGGCTACGTGAAGACTCGCGTGGATCTGAATAACGTGACCGTCGTGTCCCCGGATACCGGCCGTGTCCGCGTGGCGGAACAATGGTCGGAATTGCTCGGGGGCGCACCTTTGGCATTCGTGCACAAGACGCGCGACATTTCGGTCCCCAATCAGGCTATTTCCAAGACGGTCGTGGGGGATATCGAAGGCCGCTCCTGCGTGCTGATCGACGATATGATCGACACTGGCGGCACGATCTCCGGAGCTGTCAAGGTCCTGCAGGAGGCAGGGGCGAAAGACGTCATCATCGCCGCTACGCACCCGGTTTTCTCTGGACCTGCCTGTGAGCGATTGGAAAAGTCCGGTGCTAACGAGGTCATCGTGACCAACACGCTTCCGGTCCCGGAGGAGCACCAGTTCGAGAATCTCACGGTGCTTTCGATTGCGCCGTTGATTGCCCGGGCCATCAAGGAGGTCTTCGAAGACGGTTCGGTCACGAGCCTCTTCGGCGGCGTGGGCTAA
- the glmU gene encoding bifunctional UDP-N-acetylglucosamine diphosphorylase/glucosamine-1-phosphate N-acetyltransferase GlmU: MTSGIQEAPSAVIVLAAGAGTRMKSSLPKVMHSIGGRSMVEHAISTARELSPEYLAVVVRHQRERVVEHVSAFDDQALIVDQDDVPGTGRAVEVAVQALDDLGNGHIQGTVIVTYGDVPLLTSSTISDLTRYHREQGNAATVLTTNLDEPGGYGRIIRNEGGEVTAIVEAKDASPEQLALTEVNSGIYAFDAEALRESLRAVTTENAQGEKYLTDVLSIARENGRRISALTIDDRWEVEGANDRIQLSELGKVLNQRIAEDHMRNGVTIVDPATTWIDTTVRIANDVTILPGTQLHGKTVIETGVTVGPDTTLTDVEIGEDATVIRTHGSGARVGPRSIVGPFAYLRPGTVLGEDGKIGTFCETKNADIGAGSKIPHLTYAGDVEIGENSNIGAASVFVNYDGVNKHRSVIGSNVRMGSDNMYVAPVQVGDGAYSGAGTVIRKDVPAGALAINEAPQRNLEGWVEKKRAGTAAAEAARKSRGVDAENSGEEG; this comes from the coding sequence TTGACCTCTGGTATTCAGGAAGCGCCCTCAGCGGTCATCGTCTTGGCCGCGGGCGCCGGAACCCGCATGAAGTCCTCGTTGCCCAAGGTGATGCACTCGATCGGTGGCCGGTCGATGGTTGAACATGCGATCTCGACCGCTCGCGAACTCTCACCCGAATATTTGGCCGTTGTGGTCCGCCATCAGAGGGAACGTGTGGTCGAGCACGTCAGCGCCTTTGATGACCAAGCGCTGATCGTCGACCAGGATGACGTCCCGGGTACTGGCCGGGCCGTCGAAGTCGCGGTGCAAGCACTGGATGACCTCGGCAACGGGCACATCCAGGGTACCGTGATCGTCACATATGGTGATGTTCCTCTCCTGACATCTTCCACGATCAGTGATCTGACCAGGTATCACCGGGAGCAGGGCAATGCTGCCACTGTCCTGACGACCAACCTGGACGAACCGGGTGGGTACGGACGCATCATTCGCAATGAAGGCGGAGAGGTCACCGCCATCGTCGAGGCCAAGGATGCCAGCCCCGAACAACTTGCTCTGACCGAGGTCAACTCGGGAATCTATGCTTTCGATGCCGAAGCTCTCCGCGAGTCCCTGCGCGCCGTGACCACGGAAAATGCTCAGGGTGAGAAATACCTCACGGACGTTTTGTCCATTGCCCGGGAAAACGGTCGTCGAATCTCCGCATTGACGATCGACGACCGATGGGAAGTCGAAGGGGCGAATGACCGAATCCAGCTCTCTGAGCTCGGAAAGGTTCTCAACCAGCGCATCGCCGAAGATCATATGCGTAACGGCGTAACCATCGTGGACCCTGCAACGACGTGGATTGATACCACGGTGCGCATCGCCAACGACGTCACGATTCTTCCCGGTACCCAGTTGCACGGCAAGACCGTGATCGAGACCGGCGTGACCGTAGGGCCGGATACCACGCTCACCGACGTCGAAATCGGTGAAGACGCAACCGTCATTCGCACGCATGGCTCGGGTGCTCGCGTTGGGCCCCGATCAATCGTGGGACCGTTCGCTTACCTCCGGCCCGGGACCGTTCTCGGCGAGGACGGCAAGATCGGCACTTTCTGCGAGACCAAGAACGCTGATATTGGTGCCGGCTCAAAAATTCCCCACCTCACCTATGCCGGTGATGTGGAAATCGGCGAGAATTCCAATATTGGGGCGGCTTCGGTGTTCGTCAATTACGACGGCGTCAACAAGCACCGCAGCGTAATCGGCTCAAACGTCCGCATGGGCTCCGACAACATGTACGTCGCCCCCGTTCAGGTGGGCGACGGAGCCTATTCGGGCGCCGGAACGGTGATCCGCAAGGACGTTCCGGCGGGCGCGTTGGCTATTAACGAAGCTCCCCAGCGCAATCTTGAGGGCTGGGTCGAAAAGAAACGTGCGGGCACGGCAGCGGCGGAAGCCGCCCGGAAGTCACGCGGTGTAGATGCTGAAAATAGCGGCGAGGAAGGCTAG